The proteins below are encoded in one region of Mangifera indica cultivar Alphonso chromosome 7, CATAS_Mindica_2.1, whole genome shotgun sequence:
- the LOC123220824 gene encoding uncharacterized protein LOC123220824, producing the protein MGLATSHKCVISRRDDVWFAALRRSCIHLTWSDRSAICLEGLGLQVVENVEEAEFTLPHGTKALGLPSGKARSTSLDGLEKISELCAAKKISMIVANPDCVTVEARTRNFSIYKLQILEFCHPTNGDHDIMGANAAGIKSVFTTGGIHANELGLSSFREVADLSSVQILSSKYDAHPSYVLPAFI; encoded by the exons ATGGGTTTAGCCACCTCGCATAAATGCGTCATTTCAAG GAGAGATGATGTTTGGTTTGCAGCACTCAGAAGGTCTTGCATTCACTTGACTTGGAGTGATCGTAGTGCTATATGCCTTGAG GGGCTTGGCCTTCAAGTCGTAGAGAATGTAGAAGAAGCTGAGTTTACTTTGCCCCATGGTACTAAAGCTTTGGGGCTCCCTTCGGGAAAGGCACGTTCTACTAGTCTTGATGGTCTTGAAAAAATATCGGAGCTTTGTGCAGCTAAGAAAATTTCAATGATTGTAGCCAATCCAGATTGTGTGACTGTTGAGGCAAG AACCCGGaatttctctatatataaattgcagattttggaattttgtcaTCCTACCAATGGAGAT CATGATATTATGGGAGCCAATGCAGCTGGAATCAAGTCAGTATTTACTACTGGAGGAATCCATGCAAATGAACTTGGACTAAGTAGTTTCAGAGAAGTTGCAGATTTATCTTCTGtccaaattctttcatcaaaatATGATGCACATCCATCATATGTGTTACCAGCGTTCATATGA